One Nostoc sp. UHCC 0302 DNA window includes the following coding sequences:
- a CDS encoding amino acid adenylation domain-containing protein → MLKIQNRYTLDAEELFAQKIYLLNQLSGELPETNLITDYVRPIIYTGKNKSLNFQMSNDLSEAIIKLSNNSYLSIYLILLSTFSILIHKYTGNTDNIIGSPAYQLESMDATLNKIIPLRISVEDKLTFKDLLLQIKEITIDAYSHQNYSVEELAKLLNLPSNQNRHLFCDIVILLENIHKQHNFADITNDLTFAFNTVDNLILGRIDYNESLFKEDTIKSFVKYYLNVLECVVNNFKTKIRDISFLKSDDQYQLLEKFNNKTKQYPITQTIDQLFEKQVKETPNRIAVECENSHLTYQELNEKSNQLARFLQDLGIKKGEIVGILKERDINFLIGILAIHKASGAYVPIDSQYPPDRIKYMVSNSEVKIILTDSDCLDIFKGLEENNLHLQSLVCLDASQSKSKINEINIYNQHDFDHLPKSNLAASNTGIAPAYMLYTSGSTGLPKGAIVRHDGAINHIYAQFDELELTADFCFLQSAPSSTDISVWQFLAPLLIGGKTVIVDTESGFIPEKLFKVLQENRITVVELVPAVFGGLIDYISQLPNNQRHLPDLKWMMVVGEPVSVKRINQWLSLYPSIRIADAYGPTEAADDITQFIIDKPLPENQKTVSIGQPLTNLNIYILDREMQLVPIGFPGEICVSGIGVGDGYWKNPDKTKLSFVSNPFSNPTKKSPEGNPDLIYKTGDLGRWLPDGNIEFLGRIDNQVKIRGFRVELEEIEALLRQHSSVRETVVIVRDNTGEKRLVAYLVPQTESQHSPEDLVSELRQMLKQRLPQHMMPSAFMLLEDLPLAPSGKIERRALPAPDFTQLQKDSTFVAASTPIQEMLTGIWTEVLGLEKVGIHDNFFELGGHSLLATRVISKVRQLFEVELPLRRLFEQPTVGGLATVIEKAIKTGIGLEAPAIERISRDEELNLSFAQQRLWFLTQLQPDSPFNNLSAAFRLQGQLNEQALQQSLNEIVRRHEVLRTTFKTISGRPIQIISSEATLLLPVVDLSDLSADLQAAKVEQVSQIEAQQPFNLQTDLMIRAKLLRLGEQEYVVLLTLHHIASDGWSIGVFVQELSKLYQAFCTGQLPNLPELQIQYADFAAWQRQWLVEKVLESQLAYWRQHLEGASALLELPTDHTRPAVQSFRGANYAFEISPEQTAALKSLSQEQGCTLFMTLLAAFKTLLYRYTGSEDIVVGSPIANRNRAEIEGLIGFFVNTLVLRTKLEGNPTFEELLSRVREVALGAYSHQDLPFDVLVEELQPQRSLSYAPLFQVMFVLQNAPMSEIELSGLNLSLLENDSATAKFDLTLFMEDTASGLVGTFEYSTDLFETDTIQRMAEHLQTLLSGIIADSQQQLWELPLLTETEKTQLAKWNDTQTEYPQTQGIHQLFAAQVERTPDAVAVVCGEEKLTYRELNQRANQLAHYLQKLGVGTEVLVGICVERSLDMIIGLLGILKAGGAYVPLDPAYPQQRLAFMLADAGVSFVICHSSFVNKFDKMTVVCVDTDWNKITQASQENPVSETKSDNLAYVIYTSGSTGKPKGVLGLHRGAVNRFHWMWQTYPFTEGEVCCQKTSLNFVDSVWEIFGPLLQGVKTVIVGDRIVKDPHQFVEVLAKHHVTRLVLVPSLLRVLLDISGDLQERLPTLKFWVTSGEALTIDLLHKFRQTLPDSTFLNLYGSSEASADVTYYSVTPTEQLPEKVLIGRAIANTQIHVLDQHLQPVPIGVAGELYVSGAGLARGYLNQAEMTQERFLLKAEGRGESYTQHFHDKRFYKTGDLARYRRNGNLEFLGRVDHQVKLRGFRIELGEITAVLNQNPKVREAVVVIREAELNQQLVGYVVANSQQVITISELHHLLKETLPEFMVPSAFVILERLPLLPNGKVNYQALPSPQGVRPELKQQLQLPQTEAEQTIANIWQEVLRIDEVGIHDNFFELGGHSLLLIQVHSKLQQKFQQDFSLVEMFQYPTISHLAKFLSQESSSQLFALKTTREFESRSASLQRRKEVRQQYRKSHTDSSLIHTVVPPAEESGVHLHEEDK, encoded by the coding sequence ATGCTTAAAATTCAAAATAGATATACGCTGGATGCCGAAGAATTATTTGCTCAAAAAATTTATTTATTGAATCAGTTATCTGGTGAGTTACCAGAAACAAACTTGATTACAGACTATGTTAGGCCGATAATTTATACTGGGAAAAATAAATCACTTAATTTCCAGATGTCGAATGATTTATCGGAAGCTATTATCAAACTTAGCAACAATTCTTATTTATCAATATATTTAATTTTATTGTCTACATTCAGTATATTAATTCATAAATATACTGGGAATACTGATAATATTATTGGTTCTCCTGCTTATCAATTAGAAAGTATGGATGCAACTTTAAATAAAATCATACCCTTACGTATTAGTGTCGAGGATAAGCTAACTTTTAAAGATTTACTTCTTCAAATTAAAGAAATAACAATAGACGCATATAGCCACCAAAATTATTCTGTCGAGGAATTAGCTAAACTCTTAAATTTACCCAGTAATCAGAATCGCCACTTATTCTGTGACATTGTTATTTTGTTAGAAAATATTCACAAACAACATAATTTTGCAGATATCACTAACGATTTGACATTTGCATTTAATACAGTTGATAATCTTATACTTGGCAGAATAGATTATAATGAAAGTCTTTTTAAAGAAGATACTATTAAATCTTTTGTCAAATACTATTTGAATGTTCTTGAGTGTGTTGTTAACAATTTTAAAACTAAGATTAGAGATATCTCTTTTTTGAAATCAGATGATCAGTACCAGCTATTAGAAAAATTTAATAATAAGACAAAACAATACCCTATCACTCAGACGATTGATCAACTATTTGAAAAGCAAGTAAAAGAAACACCTAACAGGATTGCAGTTGAATGTGAAAATAGTCATCTAACATATCAAGAATTAAATGAAAAATCCAATCAACTTGCTAGATTTTTACAGGATTTAGGAATTAAAAAAGGAGAAATCGTCGGAATTCTCAAAGAGCGGGATATCAATTTTTTGATAGGGATACTAGCTATACATAAGGCTAGTGGAGCCTATGTGCCGATTGATAGCCAGTATCCACCTGATAGAATTAAATATATGGTATCTAACAGTGAAGTCAAAATAATTTTGACAGACTCTGACTGTTTAGATATTTTTAAAGGCTTAGAAGAGAATAATCTACATTTGCAATCATTAGTCTGTTTAGATGCTTCACAAAGTAAATCTAAAATCAATGAAATCAATATATACAATCAACATGATTTTGATCATTTACCAAAGAGTAATTTAGCAGCAAGCAACACCGGAATAGCTCCAGCTTATATGCTGTATACATCTGGTTCAACTGGATTACCGAAAGGTGCAATAGTCAGGCATGACGGTGCTATTAACCATATATATGCTCAATTCGATGAACTGGAGTTAACAGCAGATTTTTGCTTTCTGCAAAGCGCACCTTCTTCTACTGATATTTCCGTCTGGCAATTTTTAGCTCCTCTTCTCATTGGCGGTAAGACAGTTATAGTAGATACGGAATCGGGGTTTATTCCTGAAAAGTTATTTAAAGTTTTACAAGAAAACAGAATCACTGTTGTTGAATTAGTCCCAGCAGTATTTGGAGGATTAATAGATTATATTTCCCAATTACCAAACAATCAAAGACATTTACCAGATTTAAAGTGGATGATGGTAGTTGGCGAACCAGTATCGGTAAAGCGGATAAATCAATGGTTGAGTTTGTATCCCTCAATTAGGATAGCTGATGCTTACGGGCCAACAGAAGCTGCGGACGATATCACCCAGTTTATCATTGACAAACCTTTACCAGAGAATCAAAAAACTGTTTCTATTGGTCAGCCATTAACTAACTTAAATATCTATATTCTCGACCGAGAAATGCAATTAGTACCAATAGGATTTCCGGGAGAGATATGTGTATCAGGAATTGGCGTAGGAGATGGCTATTGGAAAAATCCAGATAAAACAAAACTTAGTTTTGTTTCTAATCCCTTTTCTAATCCTACAAAAAAATCACCAGAAGGTAATCCAGATTTAATTTATAAAACTGGAGATTTAGGTAGATGGCTACCTGATGGCAATATTGAGTTTCTCGGACGCATAGATAACCAAGTCAAGATTCGCGGTTTTCGGGTGGAACTTGAAGAAATTGAAGCACTGCTGCGTCAGCATTCATCTGTACGGGAAACTGTGGTTATCGTCCGGGATAATACTGGTGAAAAACGTTTGGTAGCTTATCTAGTTCCTCAAACTGAAAGTCAGCATTCGCCAGAAGATTTAGTGTCAGAACTACGCCAGATGCTCAAACAAAGGTTGCCGCAGCACATGATGCCATCAGCTTTCATGTTGCTAGAAGATTTACCATTAGCTCCCAGTGGTAAAATAGAACGTCGCGCCTTACCTGCACCTGACTTTACACAACTTCAAAAAGACAGTACTTTTGTTGCTGCTTCCACTCCTATTCAAGAGATGCTGACGGGAATTTGGACGGAAGTTCTTGGTCTTGAGAAAGTAGGTATTCATGACAACTTCTTTGAATTGGGAGGTCATTCCCTGCTGGCTACTCGCGTCATTTCTAAAGTGCGCCAGCTTTTTGAGGTTGAATTGCCTTTGCGTCGATTGTTTGAGCAGCCAACAGTAGGGGGATTAGCAACAGTAATTGAGAAAGCTATCAAGACAGGCATAGGTTTAGAAGCTCCTGCTATTGAGCGCATTTCTAGAGATGAGGAATTAAACTTGTCTTTTGCTCAACAACGTTTGTGGTTCCTTACTCAGCTACAACCAGATAGCCCCTTCAATAATCTATCTGCGGCCTTTCGCTTACAAGGTCAACTTAACGAACAGGCGCTACAGCAAAGCCTCAACGAAATTGTCCGTCGTCATGAAGTCTTACGCACCACTTTCAAGACAATTAGCGGCAGACCCATACAAATCATTTCATCAGAGGCAACACTTTTGCTGCCAGTGGTTGATTTGAGTGATTTATCTGCTGATTTACAAGCAGCGAAAGTTGAACAAGTATCACAGATAGAGGCGCAACAACCCTTCAACCTCCAGACTGACTTGATGATACGGGCGAAGTTACTGCGCCTTGGTGAACAAGAATATGTGGTGCTATTGACTTTGCATCATATTGCCTCTGATGGTTGGTCAATAGGTGTATTTGTCCAAGAACTTTCCAAACTTTATCAAGCTTTCTGTACCGGGCAACTTCCTAATTTACCAGAACTACAAATTCAATATGCAGACTTTGCAGCTTGGCAAAGACAGTGGTTGGTGGAAAAAGTTCTAGAGTCTCAACTTGCTTACTGGCGGCAACATTTGGAGGGCGCATCTGCATTACTAGAGTTACCCACCGACCATACAAGGCCTGCTGTTCAGTCCTTCCGGGGTGCTAACTATGCTTTTGAAATTTCTCCAGAACAAACTGCTGCACTTAAAAGTTTAAGCCAGGAACAGGGATGTACCTTGTTTATGACGCTGTTGGCGGCTTTTAAAACGCTGCTATATCGTTATACAGGTAGCGAAGATATTGTTGTGGGTTCTCCCATCGCTAACCGCAATCGCGCTGAAATAGAAGGTCTAATTGGCTTTTTTGTCAATACTTTAGTGTTGCGAACTAAGCTTGAAGGCAATCCCACCTTTGAGGAATTATTGAGTCGAGTGCGTGAGGTAGCTTTAGGAGCGTATTCTCACCAGGATTTACCCTTTGATGTGCTGGTGGAAGAATTGCAACCACAGCGTTCCTTGAGTTATGCACCCTTATTCCAAGTAATGTTTGTGCTGCAAAATGCACCAATGTCAGAAATAGAGTTGTCAGGTTTGAACTTGAGCCTGCTGGAAAACGACAGCGCCACGGCTAAGTTTGATTTGACTTTGTTTATGGAAGATACAGCTTCAGGTCTTGTGGGGACTTTTGAGTACAGTACTGACTTGTTTGAGACTGATACCATACAGCGAATGGCAGAGCATTTGCAGACATTGTTATCGGGAATTATTGCAGATTCCCAGCAGCAACTTTGGGAGCTACCATTGTTAACTGAAACTGAGAAGACGCAGTTAGCAAAATGGAATGATACTCAAACTGAGTATCCACAAACACAGGGCATTCATCAGTTATTTGCAGCGCAAGTAGAACGCACACCCGATGCTGTGGCTGTAGTTTGTGGAGAAGAAAAGTTAACTTACAGGGAGTTAAACCAGCGTGCGAATCAACTGGCGCATTATTTGCAAAAGCTGGGTGTAGGGACAGAGGTACTGGTGGGAATATGTGTAGAACGTTCCCTGGATATGATAATCGGGCTTTTGGGAATTCTCAAGGCTGGTGGCGCATATGTACCATTAGACCCAGCATATCCACAACAGCGGTTAGCTTTTATGTTGGCGGATGCAGGAGTGTCATTTGTCATTTGTCATTCGTCATTTGTTAATAAGTTTGACAAAATGACAGTTGTCTGCGTAGATACTGATTGGAATAAGATTACTCAAGCTAGTCAAGAGAATCCTGTAAGTGAGACTAAATCTGACAATCTTGCTTATGTTATCTACACCTCTGGTTCTACTGGCAAACCGAAAGGAGTTTTGGGGTTACATCGAGGTGCTGTCAATCGTTTTCATTGGATGTGGCAGACTTATCCGTTTACAGAGGGGGAAGTTTGTTGCCAAAAAACATCTTTAAACTTTGTAGACTCAGTTTGGGAGATTTTTGGGCCATTACTGCAAGGAGTAAAGACAGTAATTGTAGGCGATCGCATTGTCAAAGATCCACACCAATTTGTAGAAGTACTTGCTAAACATCATGTCACCCGGCTTGTACTTGTTCCCTCATTGTTGCGTGTCTTGTTAGACATCAGTGGGGACTTGCAAGAAAGACTACCAACATTGAAGTTTTGGGTAACTAGCGGCGAAGCTCTCACCATTGACTTGTTACACAAATTCCGGCAGACACTACCTGATAGCACCTTTTTGAATCTCTACGGTTCTTCAGAAGCATCTGCTGACGTTACTTACTACAGTGTAACTCCTACAGAGCAACTTCCTGAGAAGGTGTTGATTGGTCGGGCGATCGCCAACACACAAATCCATGTGTTAGATCAACACCTCCAACCTGTTCCTATCGGCGTAGCTGGTGAACTATATGTCAGCGGTGCAGGATTAGCCAGAGGTTATCTGAATCAAGCAGAAATGACTCAAGAAAGATTTCTCTTGAAGGCAGAAGGCAGAGGAGAAAGCTATACTCAGCACTTTCATGATAAAAGGTTTTATAAAACAGGAGATTTAGCGCGTTATCGTAGGAATGGTAACTTAGAATTTCTCGGACGCGTTGATCACCAAGTCAAGCTGCGGGGTTTCCGCATTGAACTAGGAGAAATTACAGCAGTCTTAAACCAAAATCCTAAAGTACGAGAGGCTGTTGTTGTAATTAGAGAAGCTGAACTTAACCAGCAGTTAGTGGGATATGTTGTTGCTAATTCCCAACAAGTAATAACTATTAGCGAATTGCATCATCTGCTGAAAGAAACCTTACCAGAATTTATGGTTCCATCAGCCTTTGTGATCTTAGAAAGATTACCACTACTGCCTAATGGTAAAGTCAACTATCAGGCACTTCCTTCACCACAAGGCGTGCGTCCTGAACTAAAACAACAATTACAACTTCCTCAAACTGAGGCTGAGCAAACCATTGCCAATATTTGGCAAGAAGTCCTACGGATTGATGAAGTAGGCATACATGATAATTTCTTTGAACTTGGTGGTCATTCATTACTTTTGATTCAAGTTCATAGTAAATTACAGCAAAAATTTCAACAAGATTTTTCTTTAGTTGAGATGTTTCAATATCCCACTATTAGCCATTTAGCCAAGTTTTTGAGTCAAGAGTCGAGTTCACAATTATTTGCGCTAAAAACTACTCGTGAATTTGAAAGTAGGTCGGCATCTCTACAGCGAAGAAAAGAAGTTAGGCAACAGTATCGAAAATCTCACACAGATTCGAGCCTTATTCATACGGTAGTTCCCCCTGCTGAGGAAAGTGGCGTGCATCTGCACGAAGAGGATAAGTAA
- the ectB gene encoding diaminobutyrate--2-oxoglutarate transaminase, translated as MNIFETRESNVRSYCRSFPILFHRAKGSFIYSESGEAYIDFLAGAGALNYGHNNDYIKQKVISYLDADAIAHGLDFHTSAKEQFISKFSETVLTPKNLDYRLQFCGPTGTNAVEAALKLARKVKKRPGIFSFMGAYHGMTLGSLSISGNRDIKAGAFGTSNNVTFMPFPYGFMENFDTIDFIESVLNDVNSGIEKPAAIIFETVQAEGGVIVAPIEWMQRLRNLCDRYDILLICDDIQVGCGRTGPFFSFERANIIPDMVVLSKSIGGYGFPMSLLLFKPELDIWEPGEHNGTFRGNQLAFVGGTAALEYREIANLEQEVKIKESFLQKFLTEKIASINEKIKIRGLGLIWGIDIANCGDASVAKKINSRCFELGLIIEKAGRNNTVIKILPPLTIEIPTLEQGCFIIKQAFDECLA; from the coding sequence ATGAATATCTTTGAAACACGAGAATCTAATGTTAGAAGTTATTGTCGAAGCTTTCCAATCTTATTTCATCGAGCTAAAGGTTCTTTTATCTATTCAGAATCAGGAGAGGCTTACATTGATTTTTTGGCAGGTGCAGGTGCTTTAAATTATGGACACAATAATGATTACATCAAACAAAAGGTTATATCATATTTAGATGCGGATGCGATCGCACATGGTTTAGACTTTCATACATCTGCAAAAGAACAATTTATATCTAAGTTTTCCGAAACAGTATTAACTCCCAAAAACTTAGACTACCGACTTCAGTTTTGTGGGCCTACAGGTACGAATGCTGTTGAAGCTGCATTAAAACTAGCAAGAAAAGTTAAAAAAAGACCAGGCATATTTTCATTCATGGGAGCCTATCATGGCATGACATTAGGTAGCTTATCCATTAGTGGAAATCGTGACATTAAAGCTGGGGCATTTGGTACATCAAATAATGTTACATTTATGCCATTTCCCTATGGATTTATGGAAAATTTTGACACAATAGATTTTATAGAATCAGTCCTCAATGATGTTAATTCGGGAATTGAAAAACCAGCAGCTATAATATTTGAAACGGTGCAAGCAGAAGGTGGAGTGATTGTAGCACCAATAGAGTGGATGCAAAGACTGAGAAATTTATGCGATCGCTATGATATTTTGTTAATTTGTGATGATATTCAAGTAGGCTGTGGTAGAACTGGGCCATTCTTTTCTTTTGAAAGAGCAAATATTATTCCTGACATGGTAGTACTTTCAAAGTCTATCGGTGGTTACGGTTTTCCTATGTCGTTATTATTGTTTAAACCAGAGTTAGATATTTGGGAACCTGGCGAACATAATGGAACTTTTAGAGGTAATCAATTAGCATTTGTCGGTGGTACTGCTGCTCTCGAATATCGAGAAATTGCAAATCTTGAACAAGAAGTTAAAATCAAAGAATCTTTCTTACAGAAATTTTTAACGGAGAAAATCGCCTCAATTAATGAAAAAATAAAAATCCGAGGATTAGGTTTAATTTGGGGTATTGATATTGCCAATTGTGGTGATGCTAGTGTAGCGAAGAAAATTAATTCCCGTTGTTTTGAATTAGGATTAATAATTGAAAAAGCTGGCAGGAACAATACTGTCATCAAAATCTTACCTCCTTTAACAATTGAAATTCCTACGTTGGAGCAAGGGTGTTTTATTATTAAACAAGCCTTTGATGAATGTCTAGCTTAA
- a CDS encoding cupin-like domain-containing protein, producing the protein MLTIPSTIDRRFKLSGEEFLSEYVNKSKPVIISGVIQNWDAFTKWSLPYFQSIAPGLKIYAKHFHKGKIEIENFTFQEYADILEKYEQGRNQNQPPYCHDLPLFSLIPALVKDVHPFALDYLPEWYTYQWWRYCQFFIGASNSLTPLHFDCLLTNNLFFQIVGSKQFTLFLREDSKYCYRYDWRWFKVDPEHPDLKQHPLYKNATPIKVMVNPGDILYMPPGTLHHVRSFDTSISFNIDWHTQHSVLQGLAAGLKGMPAKNVYYNFLLVLGLIFKVPPQLVFRFYKSYLNYVS; encoded by the coding sequence ATGCTGACTATTCCTTCAACTATTGACCGACGTTTTAAACTTTCAGGCGAGGAGTTTTTATCAGAGTATGTGAATAAATCTAAACCAGTGATTATTTCTGGAGTGATTCAAAATTGGGATGCCTTTACTAAATGGTCATTGCCATATTTTCAATCGATTGCTCCTGGCTTAAAAATATATGCTAAACACTTTCATAAGGGTAAAATTGAAATAGAAAATTTTACTTTTCAGGAATATGCAGATATTTTAGAGAAATACGAGCAGGGCAGAAATCAAAATCAACCTCCTTATTGCCATGATCTGCCATTGTTTAGTTTAATTCCGGCACTTGTTAAAGATGTTCACCCATTTGCTTTAGATTACTTGCCAGAATGGTATACTTATCAATGGTGGCGCTACTGCCAATTTTTTATTGGCGCATCTAACAGCCTAACTCCTCTACATTTTGATTGTCTGCTAACCAATAATCTGTTTTTTCAAATTGTTGGATCTAAACAATTTACTCTCTTCTTACGTGAAGATTCTAAATACTGTTATCGATATGACTGGCGTTGGTTTAAAGTTGATCCAGAGCATCCAGATTTAAAGCAACATCCGCTATATAAAAATGCAACTCCTATTAAAGTCATGGTGAATCCTGGAGATATTTTATATATGCCTCCTGGTACTTTGCATCATGTAAGAAGCTTTGATACATCAATTTCTTTTAATATTGATTGGCACACACAGCATAGTGTATTGCAAGGTTTAGCTGCTGGTTTAAAAGGTATGCCAGCAAAGAATGTCTATTACAACTTTTTGTTGGTACTGGGTTTAATATTTAAAGTGCCACCGCAACTAGTGTTTAGGTTTTATAAATCTTATTTGAATTACGTTTCTTGA
- a CDS encoding condensation domain-containing protein, translated as MNTENIEDIYELSPLQHGILFHCIYGSEVTLYFSQLGFTLNVRDSLNLAAFERAWQEVVARHTMLRTGFYWEDIDKPLQVVYRHVKLPIEQYDWRGIEPTEQQKRLNDFLKSDREQGFDLSQAPLMRVTLIHFDDHTYQFVWSSHMIIVDGWSSPLVIKEVIELYTAYSQGQNINLGQGSIFRDYIAWLRRQDSSKAEDFWRGMLKGLKAPTPLTNLYVDNLYNPEERYDEPQIKLSKATTTKLQSLARQHHLTINVIAQAAWVLLLSRYTCTTEVVYGCTVSGRPVDLKGSESMVGMLINTLPVRVKVDGEQYLLPWLQQFQEQLVEIRQYEYTSLVDIQRWSELLPGAPLFDSIFVFENQPVDDIIQESQEQEQSIELSLNLYKTNYSLNLVGYPGSQLRIGISYDFRSFDSATINGILRHFEILLENIATNPEVRLKDLSLLTEQARHISLMLEKEATFNFDLAVCN; from the coding sequence ATGAATACAGAAAACATTGAAGATATCTACGAACTGTCACCGCTACAGCACGGTATTCTTTTCCATTGTATCTATGGTTCTGAAGTGACACTCTATTTTTCTCAATTGGGTTTTACTTTAAATGTACGTGATAGTTTAAATTTGGCTGCTTTTGAGCGTGCTTGGCAGGAAGTCGTGGCTCGACATACCATGTTACGTACTGGCTTCTATTGGGAAGATATAGACAAACCTCTACAAGTTGTGTATCGCCACGTCAAATTACCCATAGAGCAGTATGATTGGCGAGGAATAGAACCAACAGAACAGCAAAAGCGTTTAAATGATTTTTTAAAGAGCGATCGCGAACAAGGCTTTGATTTATCCCAAGCTCCTTTGATGCGTGTAACTTTAATTCACTTTGATGACCATACTTACCAATTTGTTTGGAGTTCACACATGATTATTGTGGATGGCTGGTCATCACCGTTAGTAATTAAAGAAGTTATCGAATTATACACAGCCTATAGTCAAGGTCAAAATATCAACTTAGGACAAGGGAGCATTTTTAGAGACTACATTGCTTGGTTACGACGACAAGATTCATCAAAAGCTGAGGATTTTTGGCGCGGGATGCTTAAAGGGTTAAAAGCACCCACTCCCCTCACCAATCTCTATGTTGATAACTTATATAACCCAGAAGAAAGATACGATGAGCCACAAATAAAACTATCAAAAGCAACCACAACCAAATTGCAGTCCCTAGCAAGACAGCATCACCTAACGATTAATGTCATCGCTCAAGCTGCTTGGGTTTTGCTGCTCAGTCGCTACACCTGTACTACCGAAGTAGTTTATGGTTGTACGGTTTCTGGCCGTCCAGTGGATTTAAAAGGCTCAGAGTCAATGGTGGGGATGTTAATTAACACTTTACCCGTTAGAGTTAAAGTAGATGGAGAGCAGTATTTACTACCTTGGCTTCAACAATTTCAAGAGCAATTAGTTGAAATTCGTCAGTATGAATACACGTCGCTCGTAGATATTCAACGCTGGAGTGAATTACTTCCAGGAGCGCCTTTGTTTGATAGTATTTTTGTCTTTGAAAATCAACCAGTAGATGATATTATTCAAGAATCACAAGAGCAAGAACAGAGCATAGAACTCAGTCTTAATCTTTACAAAACAAACTATTCTCTTAACTTAGTTGGTTATCCTGGCTCACAATTACGTATAGGAATTAGCTACGACTTTCGCAGTTTCGATAGTGCAACAATTAACGGCATACTAAGGCATTTCGAGATATTACTCGAAAACATAGCAACAAATCCCGAAGTGCGCCTTAAAGATTTGTCGTTACTGACTGAGCAAGCACGACATATCAGCTTAATGTTGGAAAAAGAAGCAACATTTAATTTCGATTTAGCTGTGTGTAATTAA